One segment of Virgibacillus doumboii DNA contains the following:
- the rpsF gene encoding 30S ribosomal protein S6 yields the protein MRKYEIMYIIRPDIEEEAQTALIERFNKVLTDNGAEIDKVDEKGKKRLAYEINDYRDGYYVIINFSGDENAINEFDRQAKFSDDIMRHMAIREDDQ from the coding sequence ATGAGAAAATACGAAATCATGTATATCATCCGCCCGGACATTGAAGAGGAAGCTCAAACAGCTTTAATTGAGCGCTTCAACAAAGTATTGACTGATAATGGGGCGGAAATTGATAAAGTTGATGAAAAAGGCAAGAAACGTCTTGCATATGAAATCAATGACTATCGTGATGGATACTATGTAATCATTAACTTTAGCGGTGATGAAAATGCTATCAATGAATTTGATCGCCAAGCGAAGTTTTCTGATGATATTATGCGTCACATGGCAATTCGGGAAGATGATCAATAA